The Vulcanimicrobium alpinum sequence CGTCGGGCCGCGCGAGTAGTTGGGCGGCGAGGTCGACGCCGAGCGCACCGTCGCCGGCGACGCGCGTGACCATCAGCCCCATCGCGGTCGAGATGAGAAACGCCGGCAGGGTGGTGAGGAGCGCGTTGCCGATCGAGAGGATCGCGAACGTCTGGATCGCGTCGAGCGGCGACATCCCGTGGTACGCGACGCCGACCACGATCCCGCCCAGCAGATTGAGGACGACGATGACCAGCGCCGCGATCGCGTCGCCCTTCACGAACTTTCCCGCCCCGTCCATAGCCGCGTAGAAGTCGGCCTCGCGCTCGACCCGCTTGCGCTTGCGGCGCGCGGCCTCGGCGTCGAGCATCCCCGCATGCAGGTCGGCGTCGATCGCCATCTGCTTGCCCGGCATTGCGTCGAGCGTAAAGCGTGCGCACACTTCGGCAACGCGCTGCGCTCCGCTTGCGATGACGACGAACTGGATGACGATCAGGATCGCGAACACGATCAGGCCGACGACGATGTTGCCGCGCACGACGAACTGACCGAACGCCGGAATGAGCGCGCCGACGCCGCCCGGATCGTGCCCTTGGGTGAGGATCAGCCGCGTCGCGCTCACGTCGAGCGAGAGCCGGAAGAGCGTCGCCAACAGCAGCGACGGGGCGAAGGCGGAGAACTCCAGCGGTTCTTCGACCCGCAGGCTGATGAGCAGCACGAGCGCGGAGCCGAAGACGTTGAGCGCGAGCAGCGCGTCGAGCACCGGCGGGGGAAGCGGGACGATCAGGATCGCGACGACGCCGAGGACCGCGAAGGCGAACGCCGTCGTGAGCCGGCCGTTCACGTCAGCAGCCCCGCGTGCGTGAGCTCCGCGACGATCTGCGCGACCGCTACGTAAGTTTCCGGCGGGATCGCGCGGCCTCTCGTCCCCGTCGCGAACAGCAGTCGCGCGAGCGGGACGTTCTCGACGATCGGAAGACCGCGTTCGACCGCGATCGCGCGGACGCGTTGTGCTGCATCGTCGCTTGCGCGCACCAGAATCTCCGGCACCGGATGCGCCGGCGGCGCGTAGCGCAGCGCGACGGCGACGTGGGTCGGGTTCACGACGACGAACGATGCCTCACGCGTGCGGGAGACCGCGTTGCGTACGAGGTCGCGGTGGAACGCTTTGCGCCGCGCGCGGACGTGCGGATCGCCGTCGCTCTCCTTCGCGTCGCGTTTCATCTCGTCGAACGACATCCGCAGGCCGCGCAGCCAGCGGCGGCGGCTGAGCCCGTAATCGGCGACCGCGAACACGGCGCCGATCGCGCAGCAGGCGCCGCACGCGCGGAGTGCCGCGTCGCGCGCGAGCTGCGCGATGGTTGCCGGATCGCCGCTGTTCGCGCCCGCGGCGACGAGCGCGACGAGCGCGGGCCAAAGCGCGGCGCAGCCAAGGGCGAACGCGCACGCCGCCCGCGCCGTCGCGATCGCGGCCTCGGCGCCGAGCATGCGTTTGAGGCCCGCGATCGGATCGAGCCGTTTTACGTCTACGCGCGGCGCGGCCAGAGGCAGGCCGCCGCCTTGCACGAGCACGGCGGCGCCGCCCGCGACTGCCGCCGCACACGCCGGGACGAGCGCAGCAGCGAACGCCAGCGGCAGTGCAAACGGAATCGCCCCCTGCGGCTGCCTCGCGAGCGCCGCGAACGACGCAAGGATCGCGCCGCCGACGAACGGCAGCACGCACGCCGTCGCGACCGTCGCCGCGGCAAACGCCGCGATGCCGCCGACCTCGGCGGAGCGCGCGACGTTCCCTTCGCGGCGCGCCCGCTCTCGCCGCGCCGGCGTCGGATCGAACCGCTTGTCATCGCTCACCGCGCAGTCGCCCAGGGCAAGACAAGCCACGGCTGCGCGCCAAGGCGCGCCGCGATCGGCAGCGTCGCTGCCGCGACCGCGAGCGCGCTCCCGAACACCACCGGGAACGCGAGGCTGAAGCTTGCGAACCGCGGGACGACGCGCGAGATCGCGGCGAGTCCCAACTGCACCGTCGCGGCGACCGCGATCGCCGGCGCGGCGACTAGCATTGCCGCGCGCAGAATCGTCGCCGGCAACGCGAGGGCAAAGCGCGTCCAATCCGCCGCCCCGATCGCTGCGCCCGCCGCGACGTGTGCGAACGATCCCGCGAACGCATCGATCAGCGGCACCCAGCCGTCGAGCAGCACGAACGCCGCCAGGAACGCGTACGACCAGAGCCGCCCGTACGCTTGCGAACTCGTCACGTTCGCGCCCGGGACGCTCCCTCGCACGCCGAGATAGTCGTCGATCGTGCGTCCCGCATAGTACGCGCCGTCGTAGAGCAGCGACGCGCCGAATCCGATCGCCGCGCCGATCGCCGCATCGCCCGCGATCGCGAACGCGAGCGCCGCGGTGTCGAGCCGGCGCGCCGGCGCAACGAACGGCGACTC is a genomic window containing:
- a CDS encoding flagellar biosynthetic protein FliR encodes the protein MTQTTLLVFARAAGLMARAPGFSHPSIPAVVRAAFALALAFAESPFVAPARRLDTAALAFAIAGDAAIGAAIGFGASLLYDGAYYAGRTIDDYLGVRGSVPGANVTSSQAYGRLWSYAFLAAFVLLDGWVPLIDAFAGSFAHVAAGAAIGAADWTRFALALPATILRAAMLVAAPAIAVAATVQLGLAAISRVVPRFASFSLAFPVVFGSALAVAAATLPIAARLGAQPWLVLPWATAR
- a CDS encoding EscU/YscU/HrcU family type III secretion system export apparatus switch protein, with the translated sequence MSDDKRFDPTPARRERARREGNVARSAEVGGIAAFAAATVATACVLPFVGGAILASFAALARQPQGAIPFALPLAFAAALVPACAAAVAGGAAVLVQGGGLPLAAPRVDVKRLDPIAGLKRMLGAEAAIATARAACAFALGCAALWPALVALVAAGANSGDPATIAQLARDAALRACGACCAIGAVFAVADYGLSRRRWLRGLRMSFDEMKRDAKESDGDPHVRARRKAFHRDLVRNAVSRTREASFVVVNPTHVAVALRYAPPAHPVPEILVRASDDAAQRVRAIAVERGLPIVENVPLARLLFATGTRGRAIPPETYVAVAQIVAELTHAGLLT